The sequence TCGACCGGATTGCCAACCTCATCCACCACGGTCGGGACGACGCCAGGCAATGGCCGTGTGCAGGACCCGGGTTTGGTGGGTGTGATGCCAGGCAGCGGACTCATCATGATGCCGCCCGTTTCCGTTTGCCACCACGTGTCGACGATCGGGCAACGCTCGCCACCGATCTTTTTGTGATACCACATCCAGGCTTCTGGATTGATGCCTTCCCCCACGCTGCCCAACAATCGCAAACTCGAAAGGTCGTGCTTGTCGACATGTTGGTCGCCCCATTTGATGAAGGCGCGAACCGCGGTCGGTGCGGTGTAAAGAATGTTGACCTTGTGCCGCTCGACGATGTCCCAGAAACGATCTTCGGCGGGGAAGTTTGGTGCTCCCTCGTACATCAAACACGTCGCACCAGCCGACAACGGACCGTACACGATGTAGCTGTGCCCGGTGATCCAACCGCAATCCGCGGTGCACCAATACACGTCTTCTTCGCGATGATCGAACACCCACTGAAACGTCCGCTTGGCCCACAAGTTGTAACCGGCGGTGGTGTGCAGGATGCCTTTGGGTTTGCCCGTGCTGCCGGAGGTGTAGAGGATGAATAGCGGCGTTTCGCTATCAAGCGGCTTGGCTGCCATCTCGCCCGGTTGCGAATCCACCACGTCATGCCACCAAACGTCGCGTCCTTCCGTCATCGGCACGTCTTCGCCCGTGCGACGCAACACCAAGCAGTGCTCAACGGTGGGTGAATTCGCCAAGGCTTCGTTAACGGTTTCTTTCAGCGGCAAAATTTTCCCACGCCGATACAGACCATCCGATGTGATCATCAGTTTGGCCGATGCATCGTTATTTCGTTCCGCGATCGAGGCGGCACTGAAACCGGCAAAGATGACCGAGTGGATCGCACCGATCCGAGCACAAGCCAACATCGCGATGGCGAGTTCCGGTGTCATCGGCATGTAAAGGCTGACCACGTCACCCTGACCGATTCCCAACTGCGTCAAACCTTCGGCGCACTTCGCGACTTCGGTTTGCAACTCGGCATAGGTCAGTGTGCGTTGGTCGACGGGTCGGCCGTTTTCCATCGGCTCGCCTTCCCAGATGATCGCGGTTCGATCACCTCGACCGGCGGCCACATGAGCGTCCACGCAGTTGTAGCTGGCGTTGGTCTTGCCTCCGACAAACCATTTGGCGTGAGGCGGTTGCCAATCGCAAACCGTTTGAAACGGTTCAAACCAATGAAGGTGTTCTTCGGCTTCGGCTCGCCAAAACTCGTCCGGGTTGTCTCGCGCCGCAGTGGCCAACTGTTGATACTGTTCCTCGGTTGAGATCACCGCTTTGGAAGTGAATTCAGCCGTGGGGTGAAACAATCGGTCTTCGACCAAAACGTGATCGATTGATCCGGAACCATCGGCTGAGGCGGGTTGGTTCGAACTGGAGTCAGACGAGGACGCGGTGGGCATGGGGATGGTGGGGGCAATTGAGTAGCAAGGAGGGAAATTGAGCAACCCTTAGCTTAATGGGAATCCATCGAGTTGTGGTGGAGGCGTTTCAACAGGAATTCGCTACGATACAAATCGTGTCCTCAAAATCCGTTTCTTTTCCACTCGCGATGATTGACCCCATGGACTGGACCACGATTGACGATTGCCGCACCTGCACCGAATTGCCGAAACCGGTCGAAATTCGCGGATGGGTTCGCACGCGGCGCGACAGCAAAGGCGGATTCAGCTTTCTGGAAATCAACGACGGAACCAGCCTTGGAAACCTGCAAGTCGTCGCTCCCGCGGAACTGGACAACTACGCCGATGAAATTCAAAAACTGACCGCCGGATGCAGCGTGGTCATCCAAGGCGAGCTAGTGGAATCCCCCGCCAAAGGCCAGTCGACTGAAATGCACGCCTCCTCCGTTCGCGTGATCGGATGGTGTGATGGCGAGACGTATCCGTTGCAAAAGAAACGTCACTCGTTCGAAAAACTTCGCGAGTGGGCTCATCTGCGTGCCCGCACCAACACGTTGGGCGCGGTGATGCGAGTTCGCAATCGAATCAGCCAATCCATTCACCAGTTTTTTGACGACGAAGGATTCAACTACCTCCACACGCCAATCATCACGGCCAGCGACTGCGAAGGCGCCGGCGAGATGTTTCGCGTGACGACGTTGGACCTGGAAAAACTGGCTGGATCAAGCCGCCCTCTCGATCCCAAACAGGACTTCTTTCAAAAGCCAACGCACCTGACCGTCAGCGGACAACTGGAAGCGGAAACCTACGCCACCGCGCTTTCGCGTGTGTACACGTTTGGCCCGACCTTCCGCGCTGAGAACAGCAATACGTCGCGGCACCTGGCCGAATTTTGGATGGTCGAACCCGAAGCCGCGTTCTACGACCTGCAAGACAACATGCGATTGGCGGAAGCCTTCCTCAAACGGATCTTCACGGATTGCTTGGATCATTGCGGGGAAGACATGGAATTCTTCGATCTGCGAATCGAGAAAGGAAAGATCGATCAACTGAAATCGGTGATCGAGAAACCCTTTGAGCACATGACCTACACCGACGCGGTCGAACGATTGCTCGCATCCGACGAATCGTTCGAGTACCCGGTGCAGTGGGGAACGGATCTGCAAGCCGAACACGAACGTTACTTGACCAGCGTGGTGGGCGGTCCCGTGATCCTGACGGATTATCCATCGACGATCAAACCGTTTTACATGCGAGTCAGCGATGATGGCAAAACAGTCGCGGCCATGGATGTGTTGGTTCCTGGCGTCGGCGAAATCATCGGTGGTTCTCAACGCGAAGAACGCTTGGACGTGTTGCAGCGTCGCATGGCCGAAGGAGGCTTGGACGAATCCGAATACTGGTGGTACGTCGATCTGCGTCGTTTTGGAACTGTGCCCCACGCGGGTTTCGGGTTGGGGTTGGAACGTGCCGTTCAATACGTCACTGGCATGGCCAACATTCGTGACGTGATTCCATTTCCACGCACGCCCGGCAACGCCGAATTCTAATGACGCGCGGCGTTTGTCGACTGGCTCCCTCACCAACCGGAGCACAACACCTGGGCAATGCGAGAACGTTCCTGATCGCGTACTGGAGCGCGCGGTCTCAGGACGCTCGTTTGATCTTGAGGATCGAAGACATCGACTCGCCGCGAGTCAAACCGTGGGCCACGCAGCAAGCCATCACCGATTTGCGTTGGTTGGGAATGGACTGGGACGGCGAGCCAATCATCCAGACCGAACGCTCGTCACTTTATGACGAAGCTCGTCAGAAATTGCTCGACGACAATCGCATTTACCCCTGCACCTGCACACGTCGTGACATCGAAGCCGCCGCGTCCGCACCGCACGAAAGCCCGGCATCGGGATGGGCTCCCGACGCCCCGGTCTATCCCGGCACCTGTTCGACTTGGCAAAACGGCGAACCACTTCCAACCGGCAAACCGTTCTGCTTTCGATATCGAATGAATGCCCATCCGAACAAGTTCACGGACTTGGTTCACGGCGAAGTGACCTGCGACCCGCTTACCGACATCGGCGATTTCCCCATCACGCGAAAAGCGGAACATGCGGAGGACTGCTTAGCGGCGTACCAATTGGCGGTCGTCATTGATGACATCGACGCGGGTGTGACCGAAGTCGTTCGAGGCGACGATCTGATTCTCAGCACGTTCCGGCAACTGCAGCTCTACGAATCATTGGGGCAGACGCCTCCTGCTTACGCTCACGTTCCCTTGGTCACCGGTACCGATGGTCGCCGGCTGGCAAAACGTCACGGCGACACACGATTGTCACACTTTCGTGATCAAGGCATGCCGCCGGAAACCATCGTGCAATGGGCGGCCGAATCCTCCGGCTTGATGGCAACGAAGTCCTTGGATGGTCTGACGATGCATCAAATGCATCGACAAATGATCGAGCAGTTCGACTGGGATAGAATTCAACGCTTACCCACCATCGTCGAATCGTT is a genomic window of Rhodopirellula halodulae containing:
- the acs gene encoding acetate--CoA ligase — encoded protein: MPTASSSDSSSNQPASADGSGSIDHVLVEDRLFHPTAEFTSKAVISTEEQYQQLATAARDNPDEFWRAEAEEHLHWFEPFQTVCDWQPPHAKWFVGGKTNASYNCVDAHVAAGRGDRTAIIWEGEPMENGRPVDQRTLTYAELQTEVAKCAEGLTQLGIGQGDVVSLYMPMTPELAIAMLACARIGAIHSVIFAGFSAASIAERNNDASAKLMITSDGLYRRGKILPLKETVNEALANSPTVEHCLVLRRTGEDVPMTEGRDVWWHDVVDSQPGEMAAKPLDSETPLFILYTSGSTGKPKGILHTTAGYNLWAKRTFQWVFDHREEDVYWCTADCGWITGHSYIVYGPLSAGATCLMYEGAPNFPAEDRFWDIVERHKVNILYTAPTAVRAFIKWGDQHVDKHDLSSLRLLGSVGEGINPEAWMWYHKKIGGERCPIVDTWWQTETGGIMMSPLPGITPTKPGSCTRPLPGVVPTVVDEVGNPVDSEHGGKLCIAQPWPGMLRGIYGDEERFVQQYWSDVPGKYLTGDNARCDTDGYYWIMGRIDDVINVSGHRLSTIEVESALVSHPDVCEAAVVGRPDDCKGQAIAAFVTTNDREHSEEFRKELRLHVRKEIGALAQPDDVRFTAALPKTRSGKIMRRLLRDVAAGRELKGDTSTLEDLSALAKLREED
- the asnS gene encoding asparagine--tRNA ligase, encoding MDWTTIDDCRTCTELPKPVEIRGWVRTRRDSKGGFSFLEINDGTSLGNLQVVAPAELDNYADEIQKLTAGCSVVIQGELVESPAKGQSTEMHASSVRVIGWCDGETYPLQKKRHSFEKLREWAHLRARTNTLGAVMRVRNRISQSIHQFFDDEGFNYLHTPIITASDCEGAGEMFRVTTLDLEKLAGSSRPLDPKQDFFQKPTHLTVSGQLEAETYATALSRVYTFGPTFRAENSNTSRHLAEFWMVEPEAAFYDLQDNMRLAEAFLKRIFTDCLDHCGEDMEFFDLRIEKGKIDQLKSVIEKPFEHMTYTDAVERLLASDESFEYPVQWGTDLQAEHERYLTSVVGGPVILTDYPSTIKPFYMRVSDDGKTVAAMDVLVPGVGEIIGGSQREERLDVLQRRMAEGGLDESEYWWYVDLRRFGTVPHAGFGLGLERAVQYVTGMANIRDVIPFPRTPGNAEF
- the gluQRS gene encoding tRNA glutamyl-Q(34) synthetase GluQRS → MTRGVCRLAPSPTGAQHLGNARTFLIAYWSARSQDARLILRIEDIDSPRVKPWATQQAITDLRWLGMDWDGEPIIQTERSSLYDEARQKLLDDNRIYPCTCTRRDIEAAASAPHESPASGWAPDAPVYPGTCSTWQNGEPLPTGKPFCFRYRMNAHPNKFTDLVHGEVTCDPLTDIGDFPITRKAEHAEDCLAAYQLAVVIDDIDAGVTEVVRGDDLILSTFRQLQLYESLGQTPPAYAHVPLVTGTDGRRLAKRHGDTRLSHFRDQGMPPETIVQWAAESSGLMATKSLDGLTMHQMHRQMIEQFDWDRIQRLPTIVESFNETE